A single window of Nicotiana tomentosiformis chromosome 1, ASM39032v3, whole genome shotgun sequence DNA harbors:
- the LOC104097123 gene encoding large ribosomal subunit protein eL43, whose protein sequence is MTKRTKKAGIVGKYGTRYGASLRKQIKKMEVSQHSKYFCEFCGKYAVKRKAVGIWGCKDCGKVKAGGAYTLNTASAVTVRSTIRRLREQTES, encoded by the exons ATG ACCAAGAGAACCAAGAAGGCTGGTATCGTTGGGAAGTATG GTACCCGTTATGGTGCCAGTTTGAGGAAACAGATCAAGAAGATGGAGGTCAGTCAGCACAGCAAGTACTTCTGTGAATTCTGCGGAAAG TATGCGGTCAAGAGGAAAGCTGTTGGAATTTGGGGTTGCAAAGACTGCGGCAAAGTGAAAGCTGGCGGTGCTTATACATTGAA CACTGCTAGCGCTGTCACTGTAAGGAGCACTATTCGAAGGCTTAGGGAGCAGACAGAGAGTTAG